A stretch of the Candidatus Nealsonbacteria bacterium genome encodes the following:
- a CDS encoding uracil-DNA glycosylase, with protein MNKKDRLDLLNQIEKEVVNLKKSPLYQERINQNAFPVIGEGDYSAKIMFIGEAPGKNEARTGKPFCGSAGKVLDELLESIELKRENIYITNIVKDRPPSNRDPSSEEISIYAPFLDRQIDIIQPKIIVALGRFSAQYILTKFGLENEIKPITIIHGKVFVVKTSYGAIKIVPFFHPAAAIYDRKKRDILFEKIKVLKDVNL; from the coding sequence ATGAACAAAAAAGATAGACTTGATTTGTTAAATCAAATAGAAAAAGAGGTGGTTAATCTTAAAAAATCACCCCTATATCAAGAGAGAATTAATCAAAATGCTTTTCCGGTAATAGGCGAAGGGGATTATTCCGCTAAAATTATGTTTATCGGGGAGGCTCCAGGAAAAAACGAGGCACGTACAGGTAAGCCATTCTGTGGAAGTGCTGGAAAAGTGCTAGATGAGTTGCTGGAGTCTATTGAATTAAAAAGAGAAAATATTTACATAACAAATATTGTTAAAGATAGGCCACCCTCTAACAGAGATCCTAGCTCGGAAGAAATAAGTATATATGCTCCATTTCTTGATCGCCAAATAGATATAATTCAACCTAAAATAATAGTTGCTTTGGGCAGATTTTCTGCTCAATATATTTTAACTAAATTCGGTCTAGAAAATGAAATAAAGCCTATAACCATTATTCATGGAAAAGTGTTCGTAGTTAAAACAAGCTATGGTGCAATTAAAATAGTTCCTTTTTTCCATCCAGCAGCTGCAATATATGACAGGAAAAAAAGAGATATTTTATTTGAAAAAATAAAGGTATTAAAAGATGTGAATTTATAA
- a CDS encoding PD-(D/E)XK nuclease family protein: protein MDPKKNLRVSHSSITDFNNCLRLYYFKNIYRNPKTGNRVQIVNPYLSLGSVVHDTIDEVVNFSPSRRSKISLLKKFDKVWSNYSGRRGGFISEKQEIEFRKRGELMIKKVQRSELLKKKSFKKEDDLMKINLFDGVELVGAFDWIEILPDNTFHIIDFKTGRSMEGKNSLQLPIYQFLAQKNYNQKVKKLSYWYLDKDNEPRANQINSTKFSELLIRKKAFEMKNKIDVGNFSCDSKYHKCFWCRSYEGVISGQAEYIGLDERKEKDLYYLIDTKDIIKKIDHEEFLNEDEKTILKMRLDKKTVSQIQEEVSLSKKKLELSVKEIKTKIKNNLTNKELRVFVNRLGEN from the coding sequence ATGGATCCTAAAAAAAACCTAAGAGTATCTCACTCATCAATAACTGATTTCAATAATTGCCTTCGTCTTTATTATTTCAAGAATATTTATCGAAATCCCAAAACTGGCAATAGGGTTCAAATAGTAAATCCCTATCTTTCTTTGGGTTCAGTGGTTCATGACACCATTGATGAGGTAGTTAATTTTTCTCCAAGTAGAAGATCAAAAATATCCTTACTTAAGAAATTTGATAAAGTTTGGAGTAATTATAGTGGGCGACGTGGAGGATTTATTTCTGAAAAACAAGAAATCGAGTTTAGGAAAAGAGGGGAGTTAATGATAAAGAAAGTTCAGCGGTCAGAGTTATTGAAAAAGAAATCATTCAAGAAAGAAGACGATTTAATGAAAATAAATCTTTTTGATGGGGTTGAGCTAGTAGGAGCTTTTGATTGGATTGAAATTCTTCCTGACAACACTTTTCATATTATAGATTTTAAAACTGGCAGAAGTATGGAAGGAAAAAATTCTCTACAACTTCCTATTTATCAATTTTTAGCTCAAAAAAATTATAATCAAAAAGTAAAAAAATTAAGCTATTGGTATCTCGATAAAGATAATGAGCCCAGAGCTAATCAAATAAATTCAACCAAGTTTTCTGAGTTATTGATAAGGAAAAAGGCTTTTGAAATGAAAAATAAAATTGATGTTGGTAATTTTTCCTGTGATTCTAAATATCATAAATGTTTTTGGTGCAGAAGTTATGAGGGAGTCATATCCGGCCAAGCAGAATATATTGGGTTAGATGAAAGAAAAGAAAAAGACCTTTATTACCTAATTGACACAAAGGATATTATTAAGAAAATTGACCATGAAGAGTTTTTAAATGAAGATGAGAAAACTATATTAAAAATGAGGCTAGACAAGAAAACCGTTAGTCAAATACAAGAAGAGGTCAGTCTAAGCAAAAAGAAGCTTGAACTATCTGTTAAAGAAATAAAAACAAAAATTAAGAACAATCTGACCAATAAAGAATTAAGAGTTTTTGTTAATCGATTGGGAGAAAATTAA
- a CDS encoding glycosyltransferase: MKILICSLTYSLHNGVTTSINTSADELIKKGVEVRIISPDYGVGKFRTEHFPIPSSALIGIIGALIGKEERTFGIGVYAKIKKIAQEFNPDVYWLHTLTWGTNAFERYMLKSDKAKVITYHTMVEEYGKLYAGKFGAFIMCRRSKSVCNKMDAIITPSQVMKTKLKAYGVTKPINVIPTGIEMPEEPIKREELCKLYGIPSDNKILLYVGRISREKNLDVLLNMMKDIKNVKYNATLLLVGPGDIDEAKESARRLKLEDRVIFTGPLSKEDTKKVYGACDAFVFSSQTETQGLVIGEAMIAGIPVIALDSPIQKEVYPEEASVVIHQESEFAKEVMDILDNKKRREDIIKNANDFVFSNFTKELMIARLMKVFKDLI; the protein is encoded by the coding sequence ATGAAAATATTAATTTGTTCGTTGACCTATTCATTGCATAATGGAGTAACTACATCTATTAATACTTCTGCCGATGAGCTCATTAAAAAAGGGGTGGAAGTTAGGATTATTTCTCCAGATTATGGTGTGGGCAAATTTAGAACTGAACATTTTCCTATTCCATCATCAGCTTTAATTGGCATCATCGGAGCTCTTATTGGAAAAGAAGAGCGAACATTTGGGATTGGTGTTTATGCTAAAATTAAGAAAATTGCTCAAGAGTTTAATCCAGATGTTTATTGGCTCCATACTTTAACTTGGGGCACAAATGCTTTTGAGCGATATATGCTTAAAAGTGATAAAGCTAAAGTAATAACTTACCATACAATGGTAGAAGAATACGGCAAGCTCTATGCTGGAAAATTCGGTGCTTTTATCATGTGTAGAAGATCTAAGTCAGTTTGTAACAAAATGGATGCCATTATTACTCCGAGCCAAGTCATGAAAACAAAACTAAAAGCATATGGAGTAACTAAGCCAATCAATGTAATTCCAACCGGAATAGAAATGCCCGAGGAACCAATTAAAAGAGAGGAGTTATGTAAGCTTTATGGTATACCATCAGATAACAAAATTCTTCTTTATGTCGGCCGAATATCAAGGGAAAAGAATCTTGATGTCTTGCTCAACATGATGAAAGACATAAAAAATGTTAAATATAACGCTACATTACTATTAGTTGGTCCTGGTGACATTGATGAAGCAAAGGAAAGTGCAAGAAGATTAAAACTAGAAGATAGGGTCATTTTTACTGGACCTCTTTCTAAAGAAGATACAAAGAAAGTCTATGGAGCCTGTGATGCCTTTGTCTTTTCTTCACAGACTGAAACACAAGGGCTTGTTATTGGAGAAGCTATGATAGCGGGAATTCCTGTTATTGCACTGGATTCACCAATTCAAAAAGAAGTTTACCCTGAAGAAGCTTCGGTTGTTATTCACCAAGAATCAGAATTTGCAAAAGAAGTAATGGATATATTGGATAACAAGAAAAGAAGAGAGGATATAATTAAGAATGCAAACGATTTTGTTTTCTCTAATTTTACAAAAGAGCTAATGATAGCTAGACTGATGAAAGTATTTAAGGACTTAATTTAG
- the truB gene encoding tRNA pseudouridine(55) synthase TruB, producing MEGIFGIYKPKGPTSHDIINQFREITGIQKIGHAGTLDPLAEGVLVIAIGKNNTKKLFSLVKKEKEYLATIKLGEESSTDDQEGEKTTFEVANPPELKEIKRIIIDFKGEIIQKPPTFSAVKISGERSYKLARKGEKPEPASRKVIVKEIEIVDYEYPYLKLKIVTGPGVYIRSLARDIGKELEIGGYLTELKRIRVGNFNIENSLTLDQFKEKIT from the coding sequence ATGGAAGGTATTTTCGGAATCTACAAACCCAAGGGACCAACTTCGCATGATATTATCAATCAATTCCGAGAAATTACTGGAATCCAAAAAATAGGCCATGCAGGAACCCTTGATCCTTTAGCAGAGGGTGTTTTGGTTATTGCGATAGGTAAGAATAATACAAAAAAATTGTTTTCTTTGGTAAAAAAAGAGAAAGAATACTTGGCCACGATTAAATTAGGAGAAGAAAGTTCTACAGATGATCAGGAAGGGGAAAAGACTACCTTTGAAGTCGCTAATCCTCCGGAATTAAAAGAAATTAAAAGAATCATCATTGATTTTAAGGGTGAAATAATACAAAAACCACCGACTTTTAGTGCTGTTAAGATATCTGGAGAAAGATCCTATAAACTTGCTAGAAAGGGAGAAAAACCAGAACCAGCCTCTCGTAAGGTTATTGTAAAAGAAATAGAGATAGTTGATTATGAGTATCCATATCTAAAATTAAAAATTGTTACTGGTCCCGGAGTATATATAAGATCCTTAGCCAGAGATATTGGAAAAGAATTAGAAATAGGGGGCTATCTTACTGAACTAAAAAGAATTCGAGTAGGAAATTTTAATATTGAAAATTCATTAACCTTAGATCAATTTAAAGAGAAAATAACTTAG
- a CDS encoding DDE-type integrase/transposase/recombinase yields MPKTIKEERLRWILPIYNKEVSITNVAKICLYGKRTLERWLHDYKIYGEQGLEPKSTRPKTNPKETPIRIKERIIESRKEKKQCALKIMWDLEEEGINIHYQTVQKIIKKEGLTRRYRIRKIRYKYVRIPLKRGELVEIDVKYVPDKIKKQRYYQFTAIDCGSRWRYLQAYEDVSNLSAIKFLKELISITDFEIKAIKTDNGSCFTNRYTGYNKSTDPLNPRLHPFDILCQELDIPHYLIDPGKPQQNSFVERSHKTDQEKFYDETEFKSFEDLRYKLRLWNMEYNDTKHCGLNGKTPNEKLQLKVLKVVS; encoded by the coding sequence ATGCCAAAAACAATAAAAGAGGAAAGATTAAGATGGATACTTCCCATCTATAACAAAGAAGTAAGTATTACGAACGTCGCCAAAATATGTCTCTACGGTAAAAGAACATTGGAAAGGTGGCTGCATGATTACAAGATATACGGAGAGCAAGGATTGGAACCAAAGTCCACCAGGCCTAAAACAAATCCTAAAGAAACGCCCATCAGGATTAAGGAAAGAATAATTGAATCAAGAAAAGAGAAGAAACAGTGTGCCTTAAAAATAATGTGGGACTTGGAGGAAGAAGGCATAAACATCCATTATCAAACAGTACAGAAGATAATTAAGAAAGAAGGATTAACCAGAAGATACCGAATAAGGAAGATTAGATACAAGTATGTTAGAATACCTTTAAAGAGGGGCGAGCTGGTAGAGATTGATGTCAAATATGTCCCAGATAAGATAAAGAAACAGAGATATTATCAGTTTACAGCTATAGATTGCGGCTCGAGGTGGAGGTATCTACAAGCATATGAGGACGTATCCAATCTCAGTGCAATAAAGTTTTTGAAAGAACTAATTTCTATTACTGACTTTGAAATTAAAGCAATTAAAACAGATAATGGATCTTGTTTTACCAATCGGTATACAGGCTACAATAAAAGCACAGACCCCCTGAATCCGAGACTGCATCCTTTTGATATACTATGCCAGGAATTGGACATACCTCATTATTTGATTGACCCAGGCAAACCTCAACAAAATAGTTTCGTAGAACGTTCTCATAAGACAGACCAAGAAAAATTCTATGATGAAACTGAATTTAAGTCTTTTGAGGATCTAAGATATAAGTTAAGGCTGTGGAATATGGAGTACAACGATACAAAACATTGCGGACTTAATGGAAAAACACCCAATGAAAAGCTTCAATTAAAAGTGTTAAAAGTGGTTAGTTAA
- the dxs gene encoding 1-deoxy-D-xylulose-5-phosphate synthase: MIERIKSPNDLKLLNNKELGDLSEELRDVIIKRVSENGGHLASNLGVVELAVALHYVFDSPKDKIIWDVGHQSYPHKLLTGRYDKFHTLRRNKGISGFPKISESEHDSFGTGHSSTSISAALGSLVGRDLKGDGGKVIAVIGDGALTSGLAFEGLNQAGHLGKDLIVILNNNEMSISKNVGALSSYLSKVITGTFYKNISQELLKIREDIEIITKKRDSPKNIFMPGGLFEDLGFEYIQPIDGHNITLLIETLKKARDGNKLTLVHIVTKKGKGYKFSENDPCTYHAMGPFVVKTGIQCSSTKKGCVSFSDTFGDSMIELAEKDENIVAITAAMKEGTGLVEFAEKFPDRFYDVGIAESHAVTFAAGLATRGIKPVVALYSTFLQRSYDQIIHDVCLQNLPVIFAIDRAGLVGEDGPTHHGVFDISFLSNIPNLIFMSPKDTEELKEMMRLAVKCDSPVAIRYPREKMESMCYQRDEIKVGKWESFGEGKDVAILAVGNTVYPSLKAAEILQKKGIDSMVINARFIKPLDFEIIEKVGNSIGKIVTVEEGVLRGGFGSSVLTHLSNSKIQVDLKMIGIPDEFVEHGPQFLLKDNYGISADGIVKTVEDLLVF, from the coding sequence ATGATTGAAAGAATAAAATCTCCAAATGATTTGAAATTGTTAAATAATAAAGAGTTGGGAGATCTATCTGAAGAATTAAGAGATGTAATTATTAAAAGAGTTTCTGAAAATGGGGGACACCTTGCTTCTAATTTGGGGGTGGTTGAATTAGCTGTTGCCTTACATTATGTTTTTGATTCACCAAAAGATAAGATAATTTGGGATGTAGGTCATCAATCATATCCTCATAAACTTTTAACAGGAAGATACGATAAATTTCATACTTTAAGAAGAAATAAGGGTATATCCGGTTTTCCAAAGATATCAGAGAGTGAACATGACTCCTTTGGAACTGGTCATAGCTCAACATCGATATCAGCTGCTCTTGGAAGTTTAGTAGGACGAGATCTTAAAGGAGACGGGGGAAAGGTTATTGCTGTTATAGGTGATGGGGCATTAACTTCAGGGCTTGCATTCGAAGGATTAAATCAAGCGGGTCATCTCGGTAAGGATTTAATTGTTATTTTGAATAACAATGAAATGTCCATCTCTAAAAATGTTGGAGCACTTTCCTCTTATTTAAGTAAAGTTATCACAGGAACTTTTTATAAAAACATTTCACAAGAATTATTAAAAATACGAGAGGATATAGAAATAATTACCAAAAAAAGGGATTCGCCTAAGAATATTTTTATGCCAGGCGGATTGTTTGAAGACCTTGGTTTTGAGTACATTCAACCAATTGATGGTCACAATATTACCCTATTAATAGAAACTTTAAAGAAAGCCAGAGATGGTAATAAGCTGACTTTGGTACATATTGTAACTAAGAAAGGAAAGGGATATAAATTCTCTGAAAATGATCCCTGCACCTATCATGCTATGGGGCCATTTGTTGTTAAGACAGGTATTCAATGTTCTTCTACAAAAAAGGGTTGTGTATCTTTTAGTGATACTTTTGGTGATTCAATGATTGAGTTAGCAGAAAAGGATGAAAATATAGTAGCAATAACAGCAGCCATGAAAGAGGGAACGGGTCTTGTTGAGTTTGCTGAAAAGTTTCCCGATAGATTTTATGATGTTGGTATTGCTGAATCTCATGCAGTTACTTTTGCGGCTGGACTAGCAACTAGAGGTATAAAACCGGTTGTTGCACTTTACTCCACATTCCTTCAGCGATCATATGATCAAATTATTCATGATGTTTGTCTTCAAAATCTTCCAGTTATCTTTGCGATAGATAGAGCTGGTTTAGTTGGAGAAGATGGTCCGACTCATCACGGTGTTTTTGACATTTCTTTTCTTTCCAATATTCCTAACTTAATATTCATGTCTCCAAAAGATACCGAAGAGTTAAAGGAAATGATGAGACTTGCTGTAAAATGTGATTCTCCAGTTGCGATAAGATACCCAAGAGAGAAAATGGAGAGCATGTGCTACCAAAGAGATGAGATAAAGGTTGGGAAATGGGAATCTTTTGGAGAAGGAAAAGATGTTGCCATTCTTGCAGTTGGCAATACAGTTTACCCCTCGCTTAAAGCAGCTGAAATACTTCAAAAAAAGGGAATTGATTCAATGGTGATTAATGCAAGATTTATTAAGCCGCTTGATTTTGAAATAATAGAAAAGGTTGGAAATAGTATTGGCAAGATAGTCACTGTGGAAGAAGGAGTATTAAGAGGAGGCTTTGGTTCCTCTGTATTAACTCATTTATCCAATAGTAAAATACAGGTTGATTTAAAGATGATTGGAATACCTGATGAATTTGTGGAGCATGGTCCCCAGTTTTTACTAAAAGATAATTATGGTATCAGTGCAGATGGTATAGTTAAGACTGTTGAAGATCTTTTAGTGTTTTAA
- a CDS encoding Nif3-like dinuclear metal center hexameric protein, with amino-acid sequence MAKLKELVLFLDKYLDNSKFEDDSWNGLQIEGLDNVKKIAFCVTAGLDVFKEAKKQGADMIVAHHGIFWKKADPSMKGWMKDRVSFLLDNDISFYTSHLPLDAHPKSGNNAQLMKILGVEIKDSMGSYGGQSIGWIGERSPISVEEIVKKLEKTIDSKPIILKRGKNKIKRIAIVSGGAPFLVFEAIKKEADLFITGDAADILEVVKDAKINVIFAGHYATETTGVKALADVVKKKFKVKTFFIDAPTGL; translated from the coding sequence ATGGCAAAATTAAAAGAGTTAGTTTTATTTCTAGATAAATATCTTGATAACTCTAAATTTGAAGATGATTCTTGGAATGGTCTTCAAATAGAAGGATTAGATAATGTAAAGAAGATTGCTTTTTGTGTAACGGCAGGGCTGGATGTTTTTAAGGAAGCTAAAAAACAAGGAGCAGACATGATTGTTGCTCATCATGGTATTTTTTGGAAAAAAGCAGATCCATCAATGAAGGGATGGATGAAAGATAGAGTTTCTTTTTTACTTGATAATGATATTTCATTTTATACTTCTCATTTACCGCTTGATGCTCATCCTAAGTCTGGTAATAATGCTCAATTAATGAAGATACTGGGGGTAGAAATAAAAGATTCTATGGGATCTTATGGAGGACAAAGTATTGGATGGATTGGAGAAAGATCTCCTATTTCCGTTGAAGAAATAGTTAAAAAACTAGAAAAGACAATAGATTCAAAACCAATTATATTAAAAAGAGGGAAGAATAAAATAAAGAGAATCGCAATTGTTAGTGGGGGGGCTCCGTTTCTTGTTTTTGAAGCAATTAAGAAAGAGGCAGATCTTTTTATAACCGGAGATGCAGCTGATATTCTTGAAGTAGTAAAAGATGCTAAAATTAATGTTATATTCGCGGGGCATTATGCTACCGAGACAACTGGAGTAAAAGCTCTTGCAGATGTGGTTAAGAAAAAATTTAAAGTTAAAACTTTTTTTATTGATGCTCCAACTGGGCTATAA